From one Streptomyces mobaraensis genomic stretch:
- a CDS encoding PHP domain-containing protein yields the protein MDPVEALERIAFLLERDGAPTYRVQAFRTAAGVVAAMPAEDVRRRAEAGSLTDRKGIGPKTAAVVAEALRGETPAYLARLEQEADRPLTEGGAALRAALRGDCHLHSDWSDGGSPIDVMARAARDLGHEWAVLTDHSPRLTIARGLSAERLRQQLDVVAEVNEGLGDGFRLLTGIECDILPDGSLDQEDELLDRLDIVVASVHSKLRMDAESMTRRLVTAVANPLVDVLGHCTGRLVGGKRPESAFDAELVFTACERFGTAVEINSRPDRLDPPRRLLRLALETGALFAIDSDAHAPGQLDWQVLGCARAEECGVPAERVVTTWGREELLAWARGR from the coding sequence ATGGACCCCGTGGAGGCACTCGAACGGATCGCCTTCCTGCTGGAGCGCGACGGGGCGCCGACCTACCGCGTCCAGGCGTTCCGGACGGCGGCCGGCGTGGTCGCCGCGATGCCCGCCGAGGACGTCCGCCGCCGTGCGGAGGCCGGGTCGCTCACCGACCGCAAGGGCATCGGGCCGAAGACCGCGGCCGTCGTCGCCGAGGCGCTGCGCGGCGAGACGCCCGCCTACCTGGCCCGCCTGGAGCAGGAGGCGGACCGGCCGCTCACCGAGGGCGGCGCGGCGCTGCGGGCGGCCCTGCGCGGCGACTGCCATCTGCACTCGGACTGGTCGGACGGCGGCAGCCCCATCGACGTCATGGCCCGCGCGGCCCGCGACCTCGGCCACGAGTGGGCCGTACTCACCGACCACTCCCCCCGCCTGACCATCGCCCGCGGCCTGTCCGCCGAGCGGCTGCGGCAGCAGCTCGACGTGGTCGCCGAGGTCAACGAGGGGCTCGGGGACGGCTTCCGGCTGCTCACCGGCATCGAGTGCGACATCCTCCCCGACGGCTCCCTCGACCAGGAGGACGAACTCCTGGACCGGCTCGACATCGTCGTCGCCTCCGTCCACTCCAAGCTGCGCATGGACGCCGAGAGCATGACCCGCCGCCTCGTCACCGCCGTCGCCAACCCCCTCGTCGACGTCCTCGGCCACTGCACCGGCCGCCTCGTCGGCGGCAAACGCCCCGAGTCCGCCTTCGACGCCGAACTCGTCTTCACCGCCTGCGAACGCTTCGGCACCGCCGTCGAGATCAACAGCCGGCCCGACCGGCTGGACCCACCACGGCGGCTGCTGCGGCTGGCGCTGGAGACCGGGGCGCTGTTCGCGATCGACAGCGACGCGCACGCGCCGGGGCAGCTGGACTGGCAGGTGCTGGGGTGTGCGCGGGCGGAGGAGTGCGGGGTGCCGGCGGAGCGGGTGGTCACGACGTGGGGGCGGGAGGAGTTGCTCGCGTGGGCGCGGGGGAGGTAG
- a CDS encoding lipase maturation factor family protein, which yields MEWFTASGYGLSRLVFQRGLAVLYLVAFASAALQFRALIGERGMLPVPRYLAYVPARRIPTLFRWHYSDRFFAGCAWAGALLAAAVAAGAADLVPLWAAMLMWLVLWGLYLSIVNVGQTWYGFGWESLLLETGFLAVFLGNARTDPPVLVLFLLRWLLFRVEFGAGLIKIRGDRCWRDLTCLYYHHETQPMPGPLSWFFHRLPRPLHRVETAANHVAQLVVPFGLFAPQPVASVAAGLVIVTQLWLVASGNFAWLNWVTIVLAFAAVDGDAMADLFSVTGPSPAPSAPVWYEVLVVAVTVLVAVLSWWPVRNLLSRGQRMNMSFNAYHLVNTYGAFGSVNRSRYEVVVEGTSDTALGPETAWREYGFKGKPGDPRRLPRQFAPWHLRLDWLMWFAGISPAYARDWFGPFIERLLDNDRDTLRLLRHNPFPDAPPTHVRARLYLYRFTTWRELRTTGAWWHRELVREFLPPAALRRP from the coding sequence ATGGAGTGGTTCACGGCCTCCGGGTACGGGCTGAGCCGGCTGGTCTTCCAGCGCGGGCTGGCCGTCCTCTACCTGGTCGCCTTCGCCTCGGCGGCGCTGCAGTTCCGGGCGCTGATCGGGGAGCGCGGCATGCTGCCCGTACCGCGCTACCTGGCGTACGTCCCCGCGCGCCGGATCCCGACCCTCTTCCGGTGGCACTACTCGGACCGCTTCTTCGCGGGCTGCGCCTGGGCCGGGGCGCTGCTGGCCGCCGCGGTGGCGGCGGGCGCCGCCGACCTGGTGCCGCTGTGGGCGGCGATGCTGATGTGGCTGGTGCTGTGGGGGCTGTACCTGTCGATCGTCAACGTCGGCCAGACGTGGTACGGCTTCGGGTGGGAGTCGCTGCTGCTGGAGACCGGGTTCCTGGCCGTGTTCCTGGGGAACGCGCGGACGGATCCGCCGGTGCTGGTGCTGTTCCTGCTGCGCTGGCTCCTCTTCCGGGTGGAGTTCGGCGCCGGGCTGATCAAGATCCGCGGCGACCGCTGCTGGCGCGACCTGACCTGCTTGTACTACCACCACGAGACGCAGCCGATGCCCGGCCCGCTGAGCTGGTTCTTCCACCGGCTCCCCCGGCCGCTGCACCGGGTGGAGACCGCCGCCAACCACGTCGCCCAGCTGGTGGTGCCCTTCGGCCTCTTCGCGCCGCAGCCGGTGGCGAGCGTCGCGGCGGGGCTGGTGATCGTCACCCAGCTCTGGCTGGTCGCCTCGGGCAACTTCGCCTGGCTCAACTGGGTGACCATCGTGCTGGCCTTCGCGGCGGTGGACGGCGACGCGATGGCGGACCTGTTCTCGGTGACCGGCCCCTCCCCCGCCCCCTCGGCGCCGGTCTGGTACGAGGTCCTGGTGGTGGCGGTGACCGTGCTGGTCGCCGTGCTGAGCTGGTGGCCGGTGCGCAACCTGCTCTCGCGGGGGCAGCGCATGAACATGTCCTTCAACGCGTACCACCTGGTCAACACGTACGGCGCCTTCGGCAGCGTCAACCGGAGCCGGTACGAGGTGGTGGTCGAGGGGACGTCGGACACGGCCCTGGGCCCGGAAACCGCGTGGCGGGAGTACGGCTTCAAGGGAAAACCGGGCGATCCGCGCCGCCTGCCCCGGCAGTTCGCACCGTGGCACCTGCGGCTCGACTGGCTGATGTGGTTCGCGGGCATCTCCCCGGCTTACGCCCGGGACTGGTTCGGACCCTTCATCGAACGGCTGCTCGACAACGACCGGGACACCCTGCGCCTCCTCCGCCACAACCCGTTCCCCGACGCGCCGCCCACACACGTCCGCGCCCGGCTCTACCTCTACCGCTTCACCACCTGGCGCGAGCTGCGCACCACCGGCGCGTGGTGGCACCGCGAGCTGGTGCGCGAGTTCCTGCCACCGGCGGCGCTGCGGCGGCCGTGA
- a CDS encoding SpoIIE family protein phosphatase produces the protein MVDRGATPASGALPDDWPARPERCLALNHVGTFDWDLLSGRLHLDPIALDILGVPPGEFHGSVTDLAARVPRADGARLDALVSRALKDGSESYGAYHRVRCPDGLRWAYTQGRIERDAAGRPRRILGILREANEELRLPDRPGEQNGDRRHTTTVVETTTAALAHARTVQDVIDFFKDARAVEHLGSDLLVLGLVESGRVHLVAEGPSEHFIPGTRYTRIDDDFPMSEVIRTMTPRFIESREEWARCYPWLWERIKGIGISSAAYLPLIAQARPIGALGLLYREARGFTRQERDLFIALSSSLAQSIARAMLFDQEHDLAEGLQQAMLPRRIPEVPGAQIAVRYRSARMGRDIGGDWYDVVPLPGGRVAAVIGDVQGHDTHASAVMGQLRIVLRAYAAEGHSPGTVMARASAFLHELDTDRFATCSYAEADLATGSVQLVRAGHIDPLLRHADGTSRRLPVAGGLPLGLSAEFGRLDYPVTTVEIEPGETLMMFTDGLVEQPGSDLDEGIRLLAGLVQEGPDDLHDLADRLCDVVEERVGEDDMAILLLRRQGTVARPGGRLQQHIAPADPEALSAARHMIRTAVRAWGVRDRADDIELAADELATNALLHTDGAAVVTIRMLPGAGRRLRVEVEDRSSALPRRREPGESGVSGRGLLLVDRLADVWGVESRGSGKSVWCEFDLGPASGEGSGTPERRSP, from the coding sequence ATGGTTGATCGGGGAGCCACGCCTGCCTCCGGAGCGCTGCCGGACGACTGGCCCGCCCGTCCGGAGCGCTGCCTCGCCCTCAACCACGTCGGCACCTTCGACTGGGACCTCCTCAGCGGACGGCTCCACCTCGACCCCATCGCCCTCGACATCCTCGGCGTGCCGCCCGGCGAGTTCCACGGCAGCGTCACCGACCTCGCCGCCCGGGTGCCGCGCGCCGACGGCGCCCGGCTGGACGCCCTGGTGTCGCGAGCGCTGAAGGACGGCAGCGAGAGCTACGGCGCCTACCACCGGGTGCGCTGCCCCGACGGCCTCCGCTGGGCCTACACCCAGGGCCGCATCGAGCGGGACGCCGCCGGCCGGCCCCGCCGGATCCTCGGCATCCTCCGCGAGGCGAACGAGGAGCTGCGGCTGCCGGACCGGCCGGGGGAGCAGAACGGCGACCGCCGCCACACGACCACCGTCGTCGAGACCACCACCGCGGCCCTCGCCCACGCCAGGACCGTCCAGGACGTCATCGACTTCTTCAAGGACGCCCGCGCCGTCGAACACCTCGGCTCCGACCTCCTCGTCCTCGGGCTGGTCGAGTCCGGGCGCGTCCACCTCGTCGCCGAGGGCCCGTCCGAGCACTTCATCCCCGGCACCCGCTACACCCGGATCGACGACGACTTCCCGATGAGCGAGGTCATCCGCACCATGACCCCGCGCTTCATCGAGTCCCGCGAGGAGTGGGCCCGCTGCTACCCCTGGCTGTGGGAACGGATCAAGGGCATCGGCATCTCCTCGGCCGCCTACCTGCCGCTGATCGCCCAGGCCCGGCCCATCGGCGCGCTCGGCCTCCTCTACCGCGAGGCCCGCGGCTTCACCCGGCAGGAGCGCGACCTCTTCATCGCCCTCAGCAGCAGCCTCGCCCAGAGCATCGCCCGCGCCATGCTCTTCGACCAGGAGCACGACCTGGCCGAGGGCCTCCAGCAGGCCATGCTGCCGCGCCGGATCCCCGAGGTGCCCGGCGCCCAGATCGCCGTCCGCTACCGCTCGGCCCGGATGGGCCGCGACATCGGCGGCGACTGGTACGACGTGGTCCCGCTGCCCGGCGGCCGGGTCGCCGCCGTCATCGGCGACGTCCAGGGCCACGACACCCACGCCTCCGCCGTCATGGGCCAGCTCCGCATCGTCCTGCGCGCCTACGCGGCCGAGGGGCACTCCCCGGGCACGGTCATGGCCCGCGCCTCCGCCTTCCTCCACGAACTGGACACCGACCGCTTCGCCACCTGCTCCTACGCCGAGGCCGACCTGGCCACCGGGTCCGTCCAGCTCGTCCGCGCCGGGCACATAGACCCGCTGCTGCGGCACGCCGACGGCACCTCCCGCCGGCTGCCCGTCGCCGGCGGCCTCCCCCTGGGCCTGTCCGCCGAGTTCGGGCGGCTCGACTACCCCGTGACCACGGTGGAGATCGAACCCGGCGAGACGCTGATGATGTTCACCGACGGCCTGGTCGAACAGCCCGGTTCCGACCTCGACGAGGGCATCCGGCTGCTCGCCGGACTCGTCCAGGAGGGCCCCGACGACCTGCACGACCTCGCCGACCGGCTGTGCGACGTCGTCGAGGAGCGCGTCGGCGAGGACGACATGGCCATCCTCCTGCTGCGCCGCCAGGGCACCGTCGCCCGCCCGGGCGGACGCCTCCAGCAGCACATCGCCCCCGCCGACCCCGAGGCGCTGTCCGCCGCCCGGCACATGATCCGCACCGCGGTCCGGGCCTGGGGCGTACGGGACCGGGCCGACGACATCGAGCTCGCCGCCGACGAACTGGCCACCAACGCCCTGCTGCACACGGACGGCGCGGCCGTGGTCACCATCCGCATGCTCCCCGGCGCCGGCCGCCGGCTGCGCGTCGAGGTCGAGGACCGCTCCAGCGCCCTGCCCCGCCGCCGCGAACCGGGCGAGTCGGGCGTCTCCGGACGCGGCCTGCTGCTCGTGGACCGGCTCGCGGACGTGTGGGGCGTGGAGTCGCGGGGGAGCGGCAAGTCGGTGTGGTGCGAGTTCGACCTGGGGCCGGCGTCCGGGGAGGGCTCCGGGACGCCGGAGCGGCGGAGTCCGTAG
- a CDS encoding TetR-like C-terminal domain-containing protein, whose translation MDTSGGATPQPAVIVTARQLLATTGPAALTPDAVARAGGLPTAEVTGVFPHRDALLTALLIDAYDASAAALEEADGRAREAGAPAGARLLAVARAARAWSLAHPAEFALLYGSPVPGYHAPPETVPPAARTPAVLAGVLRAALEAGELTPPRRAVPGPPLIRPEAVAVFGETPGEPFADLIERGIVLWSGLIGLLSFQVFSRTHDSVRDEAAFFDYAVAVVAEGVGLTVPAGEDGRPTGG comes from the coding sequence ATGGACACTTCCGGGGGAGCCACCCCTCAGCCGGCCGTCATAGTGACGGCCCGTCAACTTCTCGCCACCACAGGGCCGGCCGCGCTCACGCCCGACGCCGTGGCGCGGGCCGGCGGCCTGCCCACCGCCGAGGTCACGGGCGTCTTCCCGCACCGGGACGCGCTGCTGACCGCCCTGCTGATCGACGCCTACGACGCCTCCGCCGCCGCGCTGGAGGAAGCGGACGGGCGGGCCCGCGAGGCCGGGGCGCCGGCCGGCGCGCGGCTGCTGGCCGTCGCCCGGGCGGCGCGGGCCTGGTCCCTCGCCCACCCCGCCGAGTTCGCCCTGCTCTACGGATCGCCCGTGCCCGGCTACCACGCCCCGCCGGAGACCGTCCCGCCCGCCGCGCGCACCCCCGCCGTGCTGGCCGGTGTCCTGCGGGCCGCGCTGGAGGCCGGGGAACTGACCCCGCCGCGGCGGGCCGTGCCCGGGCCGCCCCTCATCCGGCCGGAGGCGGTGGCGGTGTTCGGCGAGACCCCCGGCGAGCCGTTCGCGGACCTCATCGAGCGCGGGATCGTCCTCTGGAGCGGCCTGATCGGCCTGCTGTCCTTCCAGGTCTTCAGCCGCACCCACGACAGCGTCCGGGACGAGGCGGCGTTCTTCGACTACGCGGTCGCGGTGGTGGCGGAGGGCGTCGGACTGACCGTCCCCGCGGGCGAGGACGGCCGGCCCACCGGGGGCTGA
- the mutA gene encoding methylmalonyl-CoA mutase small subunit — protein MTVLPEEGFSLAAEFPDATREQWQRLVEGVLRKAGTEAEGSAAEDALATALQDGLSTRPLYTADDPAPDPGLPGFPPFVRGGRPEGTAVSGWDVRQLHAEPDPRLANEAVLADLENGVTSLWLTVGPAGIPVVGLAAALDGVYLDLAPVVLDAGADAEAAGRALLRLYEERGVRPGTVPGNLGLDPLGTLARTGGEGPGTALAVRCAREFPGLRALVVDALPYHEAGASTAQELGCALATGVAYLRTLTAAGLDVDAACGQLEFRLSATADQFLTVAALRAARRLWARVAEVCGASPAARAQRQHAVTSPVMMTRRDPWVNMLRTTVACLGAGVGGADAVTVLPFDSALGLPDAFARRIARNTSSILLEESHLARVVDPAGGSWYVERLTDELAHAAWAWFQEIERAGGQEGALRSGMIGERLAATWADRSRRLATRREPVTGVSEFPHLDERPVERRPAPARPAGGLPRVRRDEAFEVLRARSDAHAAATGARPRVFLAALGPAAAHTARAGFAANLFQAGGIEPVHDPVTVDADTAADAFRRSGAAVACLCSSDALYAEQAEDVARALKSAGATRVFLAGRPGDRRDDWRRAGVDAYVSAGGDAVALLSSVLDHLGVA, from the coding sequence ATGACGGTCCTGCCCGAAGAAGGCTTCTCCCTGGCCGCCGAATTCCCGGACGCGACCCGCGAGCAGTGGCAGCGCCTCGTCGAGGGCGTACTGCGCAAGGCGGGGACGGAAGCCGAGGGTTCGGCGGCGGAGGACGCGCTGGCCACCGCCCTCCAGGACGGGCTGAGCACCCGTCCGCTCTACACGGCCGACGACCCGGCCCCGGACCCCGGCCTCCCCGGCTTCCCGCCGTTCGTCCGCGGCGGGCGCCCCGAGGGAACGGCGGTCTCCGGCTGGGACGTACGCCAGCTCCACGCCGAGCCCGACCCCCGCCTGGCCAATGAGGCCGTCCTGGCCGACCTGGAGAACGGCGTCACCTCCCTCTGGCTCACCGTCGGCCCCGCCGGCATCCCCGTCGTCGGCCTCGCCGCCGCCCTGGACGGCGTCTACCTCGACCTCGCGCCCGTCGTCCTGGACGCCGGAGCCGACGCGGAGGCCGCGGGGCGGGCGCTGCTGCGGCTGTACGAGGAGCGGGGCGTCCGGCCCGGCACGGTCCCCGGCAACCTCGGCCTCGACCCGCTGGGCACCCTCGCCCGTACCGGTGGCGAAGGCCCCGGCACCGCCCTCGCGGTGCGCTGCGCCCGGGAGTTCCCCGGCCTGCGCGCCCTCGTCGTCGACGCCCTGCCGTACCACGAGGCCGGCGCCTCCACCGCGCAGGAACTCGGCTGCGCCCTGGCCACCGGCGTCGCCTACCTCCGCACCCTCACCGCCGCCGGCCTGGACGTCGACGCGGCGTGCGGTCAGCTGGAGTTCCGCCTCTCCGCCACCGCCGACCAGTTCCTCACCGTCGCCGCCCTGCGCGCCGCCCGCCGGCTCTGGGCCCGCGTCGCCGAGGTCTGCGGCGCGTCCCCCGCCGCCCGCGCGCAGCGCCAGCACGCCGTCACCTCACCGGTGATGATGACCCGTCGCGACCCGTGGGTGAACATGCTGCGCACCACCGTCGCCTGCCTCGGCGCGGGCGTCGGCGGCGCGGACGCCGTCACCGTCCTGCCGTTCGACAGCGCCCTCGGCCTGCCCGACGCGTTCGCCCGCCGGATCGCCCGCAACACCTCGTCGATCCTGCTGGAGGAGTCGCACCTGGCCCGGGTCGTGGACCCGGCGGGCGGCTCCTGGTACGTGGAGCGGCTGACGGACGAGCTCGCGCACGCGGCCTGGGCCTGGTTCCAGGAGATCGAGCGGGCGGGCGGCCAGGAGGGCGCCCTGCGCTCGGGGATGATCGGCGAGCGCCTCGCCGCGACCTGGGCGGACCGCTCCCGCCGCCTCGCCACCCGGCGCGAACCGGTCACCGGCGTCAGCGAGTTCCCGCACCTGGACGAGCGGCCCGTCGAGCGCCGGCCCGCGCCCGCCCGGCCCGCCGGCGGCCTCCCGCGCGTCCGCCGCGATGAGGCGTTCGAGGTGCTGCGGGCCCGCTCCGACGCCCACGCCGCCGCGACCGGCGCCCGCCCGCGCGTCTTCCTCGCCGCCCTCGGCCCGGCCGCCGCGCACACCGCGCGGGCCGGCTTCGCGGCCAACCTCTTCCAGGCGGGCGGTATCGAGCCCGTCCACGACCCCGTCACCGTCGACGCGGACACCGCCGCCGACGCGTTCCGCCGCAGCGGCGCGGCCGTCGCCTGCCTCTGCTCCTCCGACGCGCTCTACGCCGAGCAGGCCGAGGACGTCGCCCGCGCCCTCAAGTCGGCCGGCGCGACCCGGGTGTTCCTCGCCGGCCGCCCGGGCGACCGGCGCGACGACTGGCGGCGCGCGGGCGTCGACGCCTACGTCTCCGCCGGCGGCGACGCGGTCGCCCTCCTCTCCTCCGTCCTCGACCACCTCGGAGTGGCGTGA
- the scpA gene encoding methylmalonyl-CoA mutase codes for MSIPDFSRIDLAPEDGPGAQAPADAGQWRAALKESTGRSADDLLWETPEGIGVKPLYTADDLQGLDFLGTYPGIAPYLRGPYPTMYVNQPWTIRQYAGFSTAEESNAFYRRNLAAGQKGLSVAFDLPTHRGYDSDHPRVTGDVGMAGVAIDSIYDMRQLFDGIPLDRMSVSMTMNGAVLPVLALYIVAAEEQGVPPEKLAGTIQNDILKEFMVRNTYIYPPKPSMRIISDIFAYTSQRMPRYNSISISGYHIQEAGATADLELAYTLADGVEYLRAGMGAGLDVDAFAPRLSFFWAIGMNFFMEIAKMRAARLLWAKLVRQFDPKSPKSLSLRTHSQTSGWSLTAQDVFNNVTRTCVEAMAATQGHTQSLHTNALDEALALPTDFSARIARNTQLLLQQESGTCRVIDPWGGSAYVERLTHDLARRAWQHIQEVEAAGGMAQAIDAGIPKLRVEEAAARTQARIDSGRQPVIGVNKYRVDSDEQIEVLKVDNSSVRAQQIEKLRRLREERDERACQDALDALTRAAGGDGNLLELAVDAARAKATVGEISDALEKVYGRHAGRIRTISGVYRQEAGPSSGVERTRALVEAFEREEGRRPRILVAKMGQDGHDRGQKVIATAFADLGFDVDVGPLFQTPAEVARQAVEADVHVVGVSSLAAGHLTLVPALRECLAEEGREDIMIVVGGVIPPQDVPTLLEMGATAVFPPGTVIPDAAYDLLGTLAGALGHAL; via the coding sequence ATGAGCATCCCCGACTTCTCCCGCATCGACCTCGCACCGGAGGACGGGCCGGGGGCGCAGGCCCCCGCCGACGCCGGGCAGTGGCGGGCGGCCCTGAAGGAGAGCACCGGCCGCAGTGCCGACGACCTGCTCTGGGAGACCCCGGAGGGCATCGGCGTCAAGCCCCTCTACACCGCCGACGACCTCCAGGGCCTGGACTTCCTCGGGACGTACCCCGGCATCGCGCCCTACCTGCGCGGCCCGTACCCGACGATGTACGTCAACCAGCCGTGGACGATCCGGCAGTACGCCGGCTTCTCCACCGCCGAGGAGTCCAACGCCTTCTACCGCCGCAACCTCGCGGCCGGCCAGAAGGGGCTGTCGGTCGCCTTCGACCTGCCCACCCACCGCGGCTATGACAGCGACCACCCGCGCGTCACCGGCGACGTCGGCATGGCGGGCGTCGCCATCGACTCGATCTACGACATGCGGCAGCTGTTCGACGGCATCCCGCTCGACAGGATGAGCGTGTCGATGACGATGAACGGCGCCGTGCTGCCCGTCCTCGCGCTCTACATCGTCGCCGCGGAGGAGCAGGGCGTACCGCCCGAGAAGCTGGCCGGGACCATCCAGAACGACATCCTCAAGGAGTTCATGGTCCGCAACACCTACATCTATCCGCCGAAGCCGTCGATGCGGATCATCTCCGACATCTTCGCGTACACCTCGCAGCGGATGCCGCGGTACAACTCCATCTCCATCTCCGGCTACCACATCCAGGAAGCGGGCGCGACGGCCGACCTGGAGCTCGCCTACACCCTCGCCGACGGCGTCGAGTACCTGCGGGCCGGGATGGGCGCCGGGCTGGACGTCGACGCGTTCGCGCCCCGGCTCTCGTTCTTCTGGGCGATCGGCATGAACTTCTTCATGGAGATCGCCAAGATGCGGGCGGCGCGGCTGCTCTGGGCGAAGCTGGTGCGGCAGTTCGACCCCAAGAGCCCCAAGTCGCTGTCCCTGCGCACCCATTCGCAGACCTCGGGCTGGTCGCTGACCGCGCAGGACGTCTTCAACAACGTCACGCGCACCTGCGTCGAGGCGATGGCCGCCACCCAGGGGCACACCCAGTCGCTGCACACCAACGCCCTGGACGAGGCCCTCGCTCTCCCGACGGACTTCTCCGCGCGCATCGCCCGCAACACCCAGCTCCTGCTGCAACAGGAGTCCGGTACCTGCCGGGTGATCGACCCGTGGGGCGGCAGCGCGTACGTCGAGCGGCTGACGCACGACCTCGCGCGCCGGGCCTGGCAGCACATCCAGGAGGTCGAGGCGGCGGGCGGCATGGCCCAGGCCATCGACGCCGGCATCCCCAAGCTGCGCGTCGAGGAGGCGGCGGCCCGCACCCAGGCCCGCATCGACTCCGGCCGGCAGCCGGTCATCGGCGTCAACAAGTACCGCGTGGACAGCGACGAGCAGATCGAGGTGCTCAAGGTCGACAACTCCTCCGTCCGCGCCCAGCAGATCGAGAAGCTGCGGCGGCTGCGCGAGGAGCGGGACGAACGCGCCTGCCAGGACGCCCTGGACGCGCTCACCCGCGCCGCCGGCGGCGACGGCAACCTGCTGGAACTCGCCGTGGACGCCGCCCGCGCCAAGGCCACCGTCGGCGAGATCTCCGACGCCCTGGAGAAGGTGTACGGACGCCACGCCGGCCGCATCCGTACCATCTCCGGTGTGTACAGGCAGGAGGCCGGACCGTCGTCCGGCGTGGAGCGCACCCGCGCGCTCGTCGAGGCGTTCGAGCGGGAGGAGGGCCGCCGGCCCCGCATCCTGGTCGCCAAGATGGGCCAGGACGGGCACGACCGCGGCCAGAAGGTGATCGCGACCGCCTTCGCCGACCTGGGCTTCGACGTGGACGTCGGCCCGCTGTTCCAGACCCCGGCGGAGGTCGCCCGGCAGGCGGTGGAGGCGGACGTGCACGTCGTCGGCGTCTCGTCGCTGGCCGCGGGGCACCTCACGCTGGTGCCGGCGCTGCGGGAGTGCCTGGCCGAGGAGGGGCGCGAGGACATCATGATCGTCGTCGGCGGGGTGATCCCCCCGCAGGACGTGCCGACGCTGCTGGAGATGGGCGCGACCGCCGTCTTCCCGCCCGGCACGGTCATCCCCGACGCCGCTTACGACCTGCTGGGGACCCTCGCCGGGGCCCTCGGCCACGCGCTGTGA
- the meaB gene encoding methylmalonyl Co-A mutase-associated GTPase MeaB: protein MARAIDLDAVVKGVLDGKRAAIARAVTLVESTRADHRELAQRMLVQLLPHAGAARRIGVTGVPGVGKSTFIDALGTMLTGLGHRVAVLAVDPSSTRTGGSILGDKTRMERLAVDPAAFVRPSPTAGTLGGVAKATRETIVVMEAAGYDVVLVETVGVGQSETAVAGMVDTFLMLTLARTGDQLQGIKKGVLELADLVAVNKADGPHERDAKSAARELAGALRLLRSPDAAWNPPVLTCSARENTGLDVLWDRLEQHRRVLEATGELARRRSEQQVEWAWGMVRDQLLGELHAHPGVRAVTPDVERGLRDGTLTATLAAERILGVFRGERGGTEDGPGAG, encoded by the coding sequence ATGGCGCGCGCGATCGACCTGGACGCGGTCGTCAAGGGCGTCCTCGACGGGAAGCGGGCGGCGATCGCCCGCGCCGTCACCCTCGTCGAGTCCACCCGGGCCGACCACCGGGAACTCGCCCAGCGGATGCTGGTGCAGCTGCTCCCGCACGCGGGCGCGGCGCGGCGGATCGGCGTCACGGGCGTGCCCGGGGTCGGCAAGTCGACGTTCATCGACGCCCTGGGCACCATGCTCACGGGCCTGGGCCACCGGGTCGCCGTGCTCGCCGTCGACCCGTCGTCGACGCGCACGGGCGGCAGCATCCTCGGCGACAAGACGCGCATGGAGCGGCTGGCCGTCGACCCGGCCGCGTTCGTCCGGCCGTCGCCGACGGCGGGCACGCTCGGCGGTGTCGCCAAGGCGACCCGCGAGACCATCGTGGTGATGGAGGCGGCCGGCTACGACGTGGTGCTCGTCGAGACCGTCGGCGTCGGCCAGTCCGAGACGGCCGTCGCCGGCATGGTCGACACCTTCCTGATGCTCACCCTCGCCCGCACCGGCGACCAGCTCCAGGGCATCAAGAAGGGCGTCCTCGAACTGGCCGACCTCGTCGCCGTCAACAAGGCCGACGGCCCGCACGAGCGCGACGCGAAGTCCGCCGCCCGGGAACTCGCCGGTGCGCTCCGGCTGTTGCGCTCCCCCGACGCCGCCTGGAACCCGCCCGTCCTCACCTGCAGCGCCCGCGAGAACACCGGCCTGGACGTGCTCTGGGACCGCCTGGAGCAGCACCGGCGTGTGCTGGAGGCGACGGGCGAGCTGGCCCGGCGGCGGAGTGAGCAGCAGGTGGAGTGGGCCTGGGGCATGGTCCGCGACCAGCTGCTGGGCGAACTGCACGCGCACCCGGGGGTGCGCGCGGTGACGCCGGACGTCGAACGGGGGCTGCGCGACGGCACGTTGACGGCGACACTTGCGGCGGAGCGGATCCTGGGAGTGTTCCGGGGGGAGCGCGGGGGGACGGAAGACGGGCCCGGCGCCGGCTAG
- a CDS encoding TetR/AcrR family transcriptional regulator has protein sequence MPRAALSPDAVVDLALALVDEGSPAALTLSAVAGRAGVATPSLYKHVRNLAELRDLMSARILDDLTDEVGRAVLGRSADDAIRALMLAWRDWALRHPHRYAVLVQRPEPRTAEAGERLLGIVFAALRAYGMAESAAVHATRCLRAALHGFAVLEAEGAFGLPERLEESFDLLIHMVISGLRTPR, from the coding sequence GTGCCTAGGGCCGCCCTGTCCCCCGACGCCGTCGTCGACCTCGCCCTGGCGCTCGTCGACGAGGGCTCCCCCGCCGCCCTGACGCTGTCCGCCGTCGCGGGCCGAGCCGGTGTCGCCACCCCGTCGCTCTACAAGCACGTCCGCAACCTCGCCGAGCTGCGCGACCTGATGTCGGCGCGGATCCTGGACGACCTCACGGACGAGGTCGGCCGGGCCGTGCTCGGCCGCTCGGCGGATGACGCGATCCGGGCGCTGATGCTCGCCTGGCGGGACTGGGCGCTGCGCCACCCGCACCGGTACGCGGTGCTCGTACAGCGCCCCGAGCCCCGGACGGCCGAGGCCGGGGAGCGCCTGCTCGGCATCGTGTTCGCGGCGCTCCGCGCCTACGGCATGGCGGAGTCGGCGGCCGTGCACGCGACCCGCTGCCTGCGGGCCGCGCTCCACGGCTTCGCCGTACTGGAGGCGGAGGGCGCGTTCGGGCTCCCGGAGCGGCTGGAGGAGAGCTTCGACCTGCTGATCCATATGGTGATCAGCGGGTTGCGGACTCCTCGGTGA